In Colletotrichum higginsianum IMI 349063 chromosome 1, whole genome shotgun sequence, one genomic interval encodes:
- a CDS encoding Ochratoxin A non-ribosomal peptide synthetase: MTRQMDKRLITHVLDDAVKQEPDRVWASYAISTDIARHGFRDVTIGQLARAVDRLAWRIEAAIGKSTTFETVLYYGLPDVRYAVFLMAAVKTGHKVLFCSHFNSLAFNLSLCERTDCGAVLRSEGVDGPVDALLRVRPMREALVPTLDDLFNDNSAESLRPYPYNRSYAEGMDDPVVVGHTSGTTGLPKPVAWTQRSFAVVGVWQSVPDLDGRPSAEKLLLESRRCYQTMPIYHPFGLLTSIIHPLHRGGTLVLGPNSLGPITPPTLEQMFEHADFDSLAGVPVYLEMIARSPSMLDVVGEKLRFIYFAGGALSPSTGNALSARVRLHSLYGSTEAGAAFGHLVDRDDWEWLCLNDDESGLSWEPYAVEGVEGVHELTFVRTPRSEAFQHVFWHTDCGDAFRTNDLFVKHPTKRHHWRFYARKDDMVVTKFGWNVNPVIVERTVAQHPAVRHVVVGGTGRRNICAVVDLVDRDNDDAAAPADAVLENIWPSVEKSNAFMDKTGQLARERILFSDKDRPFPLAGKGNVQRAAVLRLYEREIDDMYARVGDD, translated from the coding sequence ATGACGAGACAGATGGACAAACGCCTCATCACGcacgtcctcgacgatgccgtcaagCAGGAGCCGGATCGGGTCTGGGCCTCGTACGCCATCAGCACGGACATCGCCAGGCACGGGTTCCGGGACGTCACGATCGGCCAGCTCGCGAGGGCGGTCGACCGCCTGGCGTGGCGCATCGAGGCGGCCATCGGCAAGAGCACCACCTTCGAGACGGTCCTCTACTACGGCCTCCCCGACGTCCGGTacgccgtcttcctcatGGCGGCCGTCAAGACGGGCCACAAGGTCCTCTTCTGCTCGCACTTCAACAGCCTCGCCTTCAACCTGAGCCTCTGCGAGCGGACCGATTGCGGCGCCGTCCTGCGctccgagggcgtcgacggccccgtcgacgccctgTTGCGAGTGCGGCCGATGAGGGAGGCGCTGGTGCCGACCCTGGACGACCTCTTCAATGACAACAGCGCCGAGTCGCTTCGGCCGTACCCCTACAACAGGTCGTACGCCGAGGGGATGGACGACccggtcgtcgtcggccacaCTTCCGGAACCACGGGCCTCCCTAAGCCCGTCGCGTGGACCCAAAGGTCGTTCGCCGTGGTCGGCGTCTGGCAGTCGGTCCCCGATCTCGACGgcaggccgtcggccgagaagctcctGCTCGAGTCCCGGCGTTGCTACCAGACGATGCCCATCTACCACCCGTTCGGCCTGCTCACCTCCATCATCCACCCGCTCCACCGCGGAGGGACCCTCGTGCTGGGGCCCAACTCCCTGGGCCCCATCACGCCGCCCACGCTCGAGCAGATGTTCGAGCACGCCGACTTTGACAGCCTGGCCGGCGTCCCGGTCTACCTGGAGATGATCGCGCGGTCCCCCTCGATGCtggacgtcgtcggggaGAAGCTCCGGTTCATCTacttcgccggcggcgccctcagCCCGTCCACGGGCAACGCGCTGTCGGCCCGCGTCCGGCTGCACAGCCTCTACGGCTcgaccgaggccggcgctgccttcggccacctcgtcgaccgcgaCGACTGGGAGTGGCTCTGCCTCAATGACGACGAGAGCGGGCTCTCGTGGGAGCCGTACGCGGTCGAGGGCGTGGAGGGCGTCCACGAGCTCACCTTCGTCCGGACGCCCCGGTCCGAGGCTTTCCAGCACGTCTTCTGGCACACGGACTGCGGCGACGCGTTCCGGACCAACGACCTCTTCGTCAAGCACCCGACCAAGCGGCACCACTGGAGGTTCTACGCGCGCAAGGACGACATGGTCGTGACCAAGTTCGGGTGGAACGTCAACCCGGTCATCGTCGAGAGGACCGTCGCGCAGCACCCGGCCGTCCggcatgtcgtcgtcggcggcacgGGCCGGCGGAACAtctgcgccgtcgtcgacctcgtggatcgcgacaacgacgacgccgccgctcctgCCGACGCGGTGCTGGAGAACATCTGGCCTTCTGTAGAGAAGTCCAACGCATTCATGGACAAGACGGGCCAGCTGGCGAGGGAGAGAATCTTGTTCAGCGACAAGGACAGGCCGTTCCCGCTCGCCGGCAAGGGCAACGTCCAGAGGGCGGCTGTACTCCGGCTGTACGAGAGGGAGATTGACGACATGTATGCTCGGGTCGGAGACGACTGA
- a CDS encoding Heterokaryon incompatibility protein, producing MAFRHKPLDKANSIRLFTLHPGKFNDELVGVTSVWNFPGSDCPEYTFLSYTWNDTSDAAASLPLAMSDQDWNRQENSRTITIDDQPFKIHHNLALALLYLRSQTSENYAQTCLMPAIVTEAGAVIAWLGPDEPRLYQALESDNDKWNRMRINWNNGRIKFLPAIMHKVGGFEVKTTPRHCVQTMALERNDYWNRLWVLHELCNAKRVFFVCGKNVWREEDLDSYTHFFGGRPFASTLNGRRHKDRRLPLESLLLKYHSYESREPLDRVYALIGLSSDTIATGPGLDIDTANSNSNVPETGTPLTRVTVDYRRTHYETWKDLVRCKVGTVTDMTHVGESEDGPRINIVRFAAIIQNALGRLDYEGHLEKLETSPYLTRFSNNCIIAKGYFAGYVHLVGPSYKEIALAHDQQTPPDNFPVYHEKHEDAKFRAFVHKYTTQLITSRRLERTASSNSDDGLSFLDQHRGWVWSEGMENNDFKFTQACCMAAKAKKLPSIQNGDLVRFTGTDHSVGFASSAAGIEEGDRIVAFQGCHVGFIVRSLASSSYLRIISQVHVETAHRTVRLMNHHGGDYRFPG from the exons ATGGCCTTCCGACACAAACCCTTGGACAAGGCCAACTCCATCCGTCTTTTCACATTGCATCCCGGCAAGTTCAATGATGAGCTCGTCGGAGTCACCAGCGTTTGGAACTTCCCTGGAAGTGACTGTCCCGAATATACCTTCCTCTCCTACACATGGAACGACACGTCTGACGCCGCGGCAAGTCTGCCGTTGGCCATGTCTGACCAAGACTGGAACCGACAGGAAAACTCGCGGACAATCACGATCGACGACCAGCCGTTCAAAATACACCACAATCTTGCCCTCGCCCTGCTATACTTACGCTCTCAAACATCCGAAAACTA CGCCCAAACCTGTCTTATGCCCGCCATCGTGACCGAGGCCGGAGCCGTCATCGCTTGGCTCGGGCCTGATGAGCCTAGGCTATACCAGGCATTGGAGTCCGACAACGACAAGTGGAACCGCATGAGAATCAATTGGAATAACGGCAGAATCAAATTCCTCCCGGCCATCATGCACAAAGTGGGCGGGTTCGAGGTCAAAACAACCCCTCGGCATTGCGTCCAGACCATGGCCCTTGAACGGAACGACTACTGGAACCGCCTTTGGGTGCTTCACGAACTGTGTAATGCCAAGAGAGTCTTCTTCGTTTGCGGAAAGAATGTTTGGCGCGAAGAAGATCTCGACAGCTACACCCATTTCTTTGGCGGACGTCCATTCGCGTCCACCCTGAATGGGCGCAGACACAAAGACAGGAGGTTACCTCTGGAAAGCCTTCTGCTCAAGTACCATTCATATGAGTCCCGTGAGCCGCTCGACCGGGTTTACGCTTTGATCGGTCTGTCTTCTGACACGATCGCGACCGGTCCAGGTCTAGACATCGACACCGCGAATTCCAACTCCAACGTTCCCGAGACCGGTACACCCCTCACACGCGTGACCGTCGATTATAGGAGAACCCATTACGAGACCTGGAAGGACTTGGTCCGATGCAAAGTCGGAACAGTCACCGACATGACACATGTTGGAGAATCTGAAGATGGGCCAAGAATCAACATTGTTCGCTTCGCGGCCATCATCCAAAACGCACTTGGTCGTCTTGATTACGAAGGCCATCTTGAAAAGCTTGAGACCTCCCCGTATCTGACGCGCTTTTCGAACAACTGCATCATCGCAAAGGGCTACTTTGCTGGATACGTCCATCTCGTCGGACCAAGCTATAAGGAAATCGCCCTCGCTCATGATCAACAAACCCCGCCGGATAACTTTCCGGTCTACCACGAAAAGCATGAGGACGCCAAGTTTCGAGCCTTCGTACATAAGTACACTACACAACTGATCACCTCCCGCAGGCTTGAGCGAACCGCGTCGTCAAACTCAGATGACGGGCTCAGTTTCCTTGACCAACACCGCGGTTGGGTCTGGAGCGAAGGCATGGAGAACAACGATTTCAAATTCACACAGGCGTGTTGCATGGCAGCTAAAGCTAAGAAGCTGCCAAGCATACAGAATGGCGATCTCGTGCGCTTCACCGGCACCGACCACAGCGTCGGCTTcgcttcgtcggcggccggtATCGAGGAGGGGGATCGCATTGTTGCGTTCCAGGGTTGCCACGTTGGCTTCATCGTCCGCTCGCTCGCCTCTTCTTCCTACCTGCGAATCATAAGCCAGGTCCACGTCGAAACCGCGCACCGGACGGTACGCCTCATGAACCACCACGGGGGCGACTACCGCTTTCCCGGTTAG
- a CDS encoding Lea domain protein, whose translation MSFLIETTGRRLATLPRVIPRTFAVAPRSFTTTVPAQKSATETVKDGLKTVDRKVSDKLVDGIDVGANVAEKVKQAVPNTTGEAKGKAQELKGEAKGKVNELSGQAKGKAQELKGEAAGKTKGAADQVKGTADQVKKNL comes from the exons ATGTCGTTCCTCATCGAGACCACCGGCCGCCGTCTGGCCACCCTCCCCCGCGTCATCCCTAGAACCTTTGCCGTCGCGCCCAGGtccttcaccaccaccgttCCCGCTCAGAAGTCTGCGACCGAGACCGTCAAGGATGGCCTGAAGACTGTCGACCGTAAGGTCAGCgacaagctcgtcgacggcattGACGTCGGAG ccaacgtcgccgagaAGGTCAAGCAGGCCGTTCCCAACACAACGGGCGAGGCTAAGGGCAAGGCTCAGGAGCTCAAgggcgaggccaagggcaaggtcAACGAGCTGTCGggccaggccaagggcaaggcgcAAGAGCTTAAGGGCGAAGCGGCCGGCAAGAccaagggcgccgccgaccaAGTGAAGGGCACCGCCGACCAGGTTAAGAAGAACCTGTAA